In Proteus vulgaris, one DNA window encodes the following:
- a CDS encoding RtcB family protein: protein MILDHQIVKEAGTAEIKMWTNGVPVEADALKQLINTAKMPFIFKHMAVMPDVHLGKGSTIGSVIPTKGAIIPAAVGVDIGCGMIAVKTSLHANDLPDNLFAIRTAIEQAVPHGRTSYQSGNDRGSWKNPPKLVDQHWQQLEGRFKVLTDKYPRLRNTNNYRHLGTLGTGNHFIELCLDESDNVWVMLHSGSRGVGNAIGTLFIQMAQEDMREHIANLPDKNLAYLKEGTLFYDDYIEAVEWAQDFARHNREVMMERVLAALSTHITKPFTTQQQAVNCHHNYVQKEMHFGEEVLVTRKGAVSAQRGEMGIIPGSMGAKSFIVRGKGNAESFCSCSHGAGRVMSRTAAKKAFSVEDQIRATAHVECRKDKDVIDEIPMAYKDIDAVMKAQSSLVEVVHTLRQVVCVKG from the coding sequence ATGATATTGGATCATCAAATAGTAAAAGAAGCAGGGACTGCTGAAATCAAAATGTGGACAAATGGTGTGCCAGTTGAGGCCGATGCTCTAAAGCAACTTATCAATACGGCTAAGATGCCTTTTATCTTTAAACATATGGCGGTTATGCCTGATGTTCACTTAGGCAAAGGTTCAACAATAGGTAGTGTTATCCCAACCAAAGGTGCGATTATTCCAGCGGCTGTTGGTGTGGATATCGGTTGTGGAATGATTGCAGTGAAAACATCATTACATGCAAATGATCTACCCGATAATTTATTTGCGATAAGAACAGCAATAGAACAAGCCGTTCCTCATGGAAGAACGAGTTATCAATCAGGGAATGATCGTGGTTCATGGAAGAACCCACCTAAACTTGTTGATCAACATTGGCAACAACTTGAAGGGCGTTTTAAGGTTTTAACTGATAAGTACCCACGTTTACGAAATACTAATAATTATCGTCATCTTGGAACATTAGGAACAGGGAACCACTTTATTGAGTTGTGTCTTGATGAATCAGATAACGTCTGGGTAATGTTGCATAGTGGATCTCGAGGTGTGGGTAATGCTATCGGTACGTTATTTATACAAATGGCGCAAGAAGATATGAGAGAACATATTGCTAATTTGCCGGATAAAAACTTAGCGTACCTAAAGGAAGGAACGCTTTTCTATGATGACTATATAGAAGCGGTCGAATGGGCCCAGGATTTTGCACGACATAACCGAGAAGTCATGATGGAACGTGTGTTGGCCGCATTATCAACGCACATCACTAAACCTTTTACGACACAGCAACAAGCTGTGAATTGTCACCATAACTATGTACAAAAGGAAATGCATTTTGGTGAGGAAGTACTGGTAACACGAAAAGGAGCTGTTTCAGCACAACGTGGTGAAATGGGGATCATCCCTGGTTCGATGGGGGCTAAGAGTTTTATTGTAAGAGGAAAAGGAAATGCTGAAAGTTTCTGTTCATGTAGCCATGGTGCAGGGCGTGTAATGAGTCGAACGGCAGCTAAAAAAGCCTTTAGTGTTGAAGATCAGATCCGAGCTACAGCACATGTGGAGTGTCGAAAAGATAAAGATGTCATTGACGAAATTCCAATGGCTTATAAGGATATTGATGCGGTTATGAAGGCACAATCATCTTTGGTTGAAGTTGTTCATACGCTAAGACAGGTGGTGTGTGTAAAAGGTTAA
- the mrpI gene encoding phase variation DNA invertase MrpI: protein MKQRKFLTRFEINSILKQTKEGRYPERDYCMFLMCFLHGFRVSELCRLTLSDIDLESRILYVRRLKGGLSTTQPIIEEEYDALVNWLKKRETWREADSEWVFLSQKTGPISRQQVYGLLRRLGKEANVSISPHPHMLRHACGYALADLGRDTRLIQDYLGHRNISHTVIYTASNSKRFFHIWDIRN, encoded by the coding sequence ATGAAGCAACGTAAGTTTCTTACACGTTTTGAGATCAACTCTATTTTGAAGCAAACAAAAGAAGGACGGTACCCAGAAAGAGATTACTGTATGTTTTTAATGTGTTTTTTACATGGATTTCGTGTTAGTGAACTATGCAGACTAACCTTAAGCGATATCGATTTGGAAAGTAGGATACTCTACGTCAGGCGCTTGAAAGGAGGTTTATCAACAACACAACCAATTATAGAAGAGGAATATGATGCCTTAGTTAACTGGTTGAAAAAAAGGGAAACATGGAGAGAAGCGGACTCAGAATGGGTCTTTTTATCCCAAAAAACAGGTCCAATCTCTCGTCAGCAAGTATATGGATTACTTCGCCGTTTAGGTAAAGAAGCTAATGTATCTATAAGCCCTCATCCCCATATGTTACGCCATGCATGTGGCTATGCGCTTGCAGATTTAGGTAGAGATACGCGTTTAATTCAGGACTACTTGGGGCATCGAAACATTTCACATACCGTTATCTATACAGCAAGCAATTCAAAACGTTTTTTTCACATTTGGGATATAAGGAATTAA
- the mrpA gene encoding MR/P fimbria major subunit MrpA — MKLNKLALVLGLGLSVAAGSAFAADQGHGTVKFVGSIIDAPCSITPDTENQTVPLGQISTAALKDGGRSNSRDFKISLENCTTETYKTVQTTFTGSEDADILAGSLGIEGIAKNAAVVITDAGGKQIKLGTPSAAQNLRDGNNDLNFAAYLQGSSAEAAVPGDFTAIATFALTYQ, encoded by the coding sequence ATGAAATTAAATAAATTAGCGTTAGTACTTGGCTTAGGTTTATCTGTTGCTGCGGGTTCTGCATTTGCTGCTGATCAAGGTCACGGTACTGTTAAATTTGTTGGTTCAATTATTGATGCTCCTTGCTCAATTACTCCTGATACAGAAAATCAAACTGTTCCATTAGGTCAAATTTCTACTGCTGCATTAAAAGATGGTGGTCGTAGTAATTCTCGTGATTTCAAAATCTCTTTAGAAAATTGTACAACTGAAACTTATAAAACAGTTCAAACAACTTTCACTGGTTCAGAAGATGCAGACATTTTAGCAGGTTCTTTAGGTATTGAAGGTATCGCTAAAAATGCTGCTGTTGTTATCACTGATGCAGGTGGCAAACAAATCAAATTAGGTACACCAAGTGCAGCTCAAAACTTACGTGATGGTAATAATGATCTGAACTTTGCTGCTTACCTACAAGGTTCTTCTGCAGAAGCCGCTGTTCCTGGTGACTTCACTGCAATTGCAACTTTCGCACTGACTTATCAGTAA
- a CDS encoding fimbrial protein, whose product MTPLWLCLIGSLLTTSVIASDVKQDKNMHQRFGVLNLSGSILEPSCTIAAGSGEQVIPLTTVSIPMLVTEGQGPIEYFSIRLTECTLIEQKGQEADNPRFIATFEGPSNENGNFALSGEARGASLAIADRYGRQAIPGQPLPPVGIDSKSMALLYQARIVKNNEIPKAGNYRTTLRFKLEYY is encoded by the coding sequence ATGACACCACTATGGCTATGCCTTATTGGCAGTTTACTGACAACATCGGTAATAGCAAGTGATGTAAAACAAGATAAAAACATGCATCAGCGATTTGGGGTACTTAATCTTTCAGGATCGATTTTAGAACCATCTTGCACGATTGCAGCAGGAAGTGGCGAACAAGTTATTCCACTGACAACGGTTTCTATTCCAATGTTAGTGACTGAAGGGCAAGGACCTATTGAGTATTTTTCTATCAGATTAACGGAATGTACGCTAATTGAACAAAAAGGTCAGGAAGCGGACAACCCTCGTTTTATTGCAACGTTTGAAGGACCTTCTAACGAAAATGGTAATTTTGCACTTTCTGGTGAAGCAAGGGGTGCATCATTAGCGATAGCTGATCGTTATGGTAGACAAGCTATTCCAGGGCAACCATTGCCCCCTGTTGGTATTGATTCGAAATCAATGGCGCTACTTTATCAAGCGCGAATAGTCAAAAATAACGAAATACCCAAAGCAGGGAATTACCGTACAACGCTGCGATTTAAGCTGGAATACTATTAA